A part of Myxococcales bacterium genomic DNA contains:
- a CDS encoding transposase yields MHAGVLIHAGDREGLERLCRYGARPPFSLERISLLADGRVLPGQGEGGRSKASRASSLPPSSLLIS; encoded by the coding sequence ATCCACGCGGGTGTTCTCATCCACGCGGGCGATCGCGAAGGCCTCGAGAGACTCTGCCGCTACGGCGCGCGACCGCCCTTCAGCCTCGAGCGCATCTCGCTCCTCGCGGACGGCCGCGTCCTCCCCGGGCAGGGCGAAGGTGGTCGGAGCAAGGCCAGCAGGGCCAGCAGCCTTCCGCCTTCTTCCTTGCTCATCTCTTGA
- a CDS encoding HypC/HybG/HupF family hydrogenase formation chaperone, translating to MCLGVPGKILTIEGTSAVVDFWGVRRKVGLELVDEEVAPGDHVLVHVGFAIRRIAPEDLAETLAFFEAMASEDLEGLSPGDARADAPKAPS from the coding sequence ATGTGCCTCGGAGTGCCAGGAAAAATCCTCACGATCGAGGGCACGAGCGCCGTGGTCGACTTCTGGGGCGTGCGCCGCAAGGTCGGCCTGGAGCTGGTCGACGAAGAGGTCGCCCCCGGCGATCACGTGCTCGTCCACGTAGGCTTCGCGATCCGACGGATCGCCCCCGAGGACCTCGCCGAGACGCTCGCCTTCTTCGAGGCCATGGCGTCCGAAGATCTCGAGGGCCTCTCGCCGGGCGACGCGCGCGCGGACGCTCCGAAGGCGCCCTCGTGA